The following coding sequences are from one Nicotiana tomentosiformis chromosome 3, ASM39032v3, whole genome shotgun sequence window:
- the LOC104104859 gene encoding uncharacterized protein: protein MASLSIDIATTFMGLAKRQTPPLYGLRTAVFPNLWKTSSSQRASLLSTSSSRILSAINNPTKRNRLSRRFTVSATSTSTPQSEDSDILTKIPPDNRIPATIITGFLGSGKTTLLNHILTADHGKRIAVIENEYGEVDIDGSLVAAKAAGAEEIMMLNNGCLCCTVRGDLVRMIAELVSRKKGKFDHIVIETTGLANPAPIIQTFYAEDQVFNDVKLDGVVTLVDSKHAGFHLDEIKPKGVVNEAVEQIAYADRIIVNKTDLVGEFEVSSLIQRIKSINGMANLKRTQFGKVDLDYVLGIGGFDLERIESSVGAEGSKEDHSSHTHDHDHHDHHHHHDHEHDHKHEHHDHHHSHDHTHDPGVSSVSIVCEGSLDLEKANMWLGTLLIERSDDIYRMKGLLSVQGMDERFVFQGVHDIFQGSPDRPWRSDEPRTNKIVFIGKNLDAKELEEGFKGCLI from the exons ATGGCTTCCTTGTCCATAGACATAGCCACGACCTTTATGGGACTGGCCAAGCGTCAAACGCCACCGCTTTATGGTCTTCGCACTGCAGTGTTCCCAAATTTGTGGAAAACCAGCTCATCTCAGAGAGCCAGTTTATTGTCCACTTCATCTTCAAGAATTCTTTCTGCAATCAATAATCCTACGAAACGAAACAGATTATCTCGCAGATTTACTGTATCTGCCACTTCTACTTCCACCCCACAAAGCGAGGACTCTGATATTTTGACCAAGATACCTCCTGATAATCGAATTCCGGCTACCATTATCACTGGTTTCTTAGGTTCTGGAAAA ACTACCTTATTAAATCACATATTGACTGCGGATCATGGGAAGCGCATTGCTGTTATCGAAAATGAG TATGGTGAAGTGGATATTGATGGGTCTTTggttgctgcaaaagctgctgggGCGGAGGAGATTATGATGCTTAACAATGGGTGTCTCTGTTGCACTGTGAGGGGTGATCTAGTTAGAATGATTGCGGAGTTGGTCAGtagaaagaaagggaaatttgaCCATATTGTCATCGAGACTACAG GCTTGGCAAATCCTGCACCAATTATTCAAACTTTCTATGCGGAGGATCAGGTTTTCAATGATGTTAAGTTGGATGGTGTGGTTACATTGGTTGACTCTAAACATGCTGGTTTTCACTTGGACGAGATTAAGCCAAAAGGTGTGGTCAATGAAGCGGTCGAGCAAATTGCTTATGCTGACCGTATTATTGTAAACAAG ACTGATCTTGTTGGTGAGTTTGAAGTTTCTTCCTTGATTCAGCGAATAAAG AGCATAAACGGTATGGCTAATTTGAAGAGGACACAATTTGGAAAAGTCGATTTGGATTATGTTCTGGGGATTGGAGGCTTTGATTTGGAAAG AATTGAGAGTTCGGTTGGCGCTGAAGGTTCCAAGGAAGACCATAGCAGCCACACCCATGATCATGATCATCATgatcaccaccaccaccatgaCCATGAACATGATCACAAGCATG AACATCATGATCATCACCATTCTCACGATCACACTCATGACCCTGGTGTCTCTTCTGTCAGCATAGTTTGTGAAGGAAGCTTGGATCTTGAGAAG GCTAATATGTGGCTGGGAACGTTGCTGATAGAACGAAGCGATGACATCTATCGGATGAAAGGTCTTTTATCCGTTCAGGGAATGGATGAGAGATTTGTGTTTCAG GGAGTCCATGACATATTCCAAGGTTCTCCAGATCGGCCATGGCGGTCAGATGAACCAAGAACAAACAAGATAGTATTCATAGGGAAGAACTTAGACGCAAAGGAATTAGAGGAGGGCTTCAAAGGCTGTCTAATATAA
- the LOC104104857 gene encoding major strawberry allergen Fra a 1-2-like, which yields MAVTTFTEEHTSLLPPKRIFKASIIDSHKLIPKLMPQAIKSIEVQGDGGAGSIKTINFPEGGKFKSIKYRVDELNEETYTYKYTLVGGDGLVDNLEKISYDVKFEQSADGGSISKVTSTYYTVGDFKLNEEEIKAGKEKVSAMFKVVEAYLLQNPEAYA from the exons ATGGCAGTCACCACCTTCACTGAGGAACACACTTCCCTACTCCCCCCCAAAAGAATATTCAAAGCCTCCATTATTGATTCTCATAAGTTGATCCCTAAGTTGATGCCACAAGCTATTAAAAGCATTGAAGTTCAAGGCGATGGCGGTGCTGGAAGTATTAAGACCATCAATTTTCCTGAAG GGGGCAAGTTTAAATCCATAAAGTATCGTGTTGATGAGCTTAACGAGGAGACATACACGTATAAATACACATTGGTTGGAGGTGATGGATTGGTAGACAACCTTGAGAAAATAAGTTATGATGTGAAGTTTGAGCAGTCAGCAGATGGTGGTTCCATATCTAAGGTGACTAGCACATACTATACTGTGGGAGATTTCAAGCTCAATGAAGAGGAGATCAAGGCAGGCAAGGAGAAGGTCTCGGCTATGTTCAAAGTTGTAGAAGCTTATCTCCTTCAAAATCCTGAAGCCTATGCTTAA